The sequence AACAAGTGATAAGATCAGTAGCTATACGTACGGCTAGTACTCCAcgttttgctttatttttaatGTCTATAAATGCAGTATAAGGTTTTTTCTGTTCccgatacatatatatatataccactGCTATATATATACGTATGTACGGATGACTTAAATACGCCATGCAATATCTTCCAAGACAAATGTCGATgcctttctttcttcttttgacAGCGAACATCGATGTTTTCGAGGTCATGCATATAACAACGAACAATCGTTTTACACATGCAGTACTGGAGCTAGCTTCAAAATATTGGTGACTTAGCTCTGTCCGGAATTCATGTCTCAGGATACTGAGGGGATTCCACCACCAGGAGGAAACTGGAGAATACCCATTTCGGTTTTCTTCAAAGATGCCAAGTAAAGTTTtatcttatatttatatataggaCTTGGCTAACGTAACGTCGTCCCATGAAATCAAATGTTTTGTTAAGACTTTTGATTATACATGCATTTTCTTGATGTCCGGATTTTAGGTTTGTTTTCAAACGAGATGATATCGGAATGGAGATTTTACGCATTGCACTCCCTGCTGCCATGGCATTAGCCGCTGATCCGATTGCATCATTGATCGATACAGCGTTTATCGGTCATTTAGGTAACGTTTTGCTTcattgtatgtatatatatatatgctattTATGAAGCAATGCCATTGTTGTGTTGTGCTCATTGGAGTGAGCACCgtattttgatattatttaacTTATAAATAGAGAAGGACCGGGGGATTCCGGGGTGATTTGGTGAATTTTTTAAAGAGATCATTTATAATTGGCAGTTTGAGAATGAAACGTTTGTTCAAGAATTTATCGCAGTATATTCTTAATAGCATGGAAGCATAtgttttcaagaaaataattttctttgtCTCTTGATCATGTACAGGAAACGTTTTCTTtccttacaaaaaaaaaaacagattcTGCTAGCTAGGATAATAAAAATTGATTGGAAATATACATTTGCAGGTCCAGTGGAAACAGCTGCTGTGGGAGTTTCAATAGCTATATTCAATCAAGCTTCCAAGATTACCATATTCCCACTTGTTAGTATCACCACCTCTTTCGTTGCTGAAGAAGACACCGTCCGAAGAATCGCCGATATACAAGATAAAAAAGGAGACGATCTGGAAAAGGGTTCTGGTAACAATAAGGATACGCATTCAAACACACTCATGCCACCGGACAACAATGATATGTTAGAAAACATAGAGATGGGTGAAACTACTGATCATGATCTTGACTTGGAAAATGGTATACAAATCTTGATTCTCGTCTAGGTTTTCCTTTCTAACACACTCACATGAATCACACAGCGGGGTTATTTAACTTGAACTTAAGACTTAACCCGAGATTTATGATGATTATAGCTAATATTTTTCCCTTTGGGCAGATTTCGTTACATGTAAGTCTGTTGATGCTCCTAGCATCGGTTCAAATAAAGGGAAAACGAAAATCGAACGTCGGCACATCCCTTCTGCATCTACGGCACTAGTTCTTGGTGGCATTCTTGGACTTCTTCAGACCACATTCCTTATTTGTTTGGCAGAACCATTTTTAAGCGTAATGGGAGTGAAATCAGTGAGTATCCAAGATACTTATATTCGAAAAAGCCAATTATATTGCTGCCTATTTTATTAGGACATATCACATTAAAAGGAAACATAACATTACTATATATTAATCTCCAGGGATCTCCTATGCTAACCCCGGCGCACAAGTATTTAACAATAAGATCACTCGGGGCACCAGCGGTTCTCCTCTCTTTAGCCATGCAAGGAGTCTTTCGAGGTTTCAAGGACACTAAAACTCCTCTCTATGCCATCGGTAAGACTCTATCTTTTggtatgtattttaaatttttacgtGAAATCAAGAGTTAATTGAACTTTGGCAAACCAATGGGTTCCCTACTTTAATTATTACTTTAGCCGATCGACCAGCATCTGTttatttctctctctttttttcgaTAATGCACTCgagtataaaaataaattgcGGTTGAACTTTATGACCATAAACAGCTGCTGGAGATTTAACAAATATAATTTTGGATCCCATATTTATATTTGCTTGCCGGCTCGGTGTTTCTGGTGCAGCCATTGCTCATGTTCTTTCACAGTAAGTTCGTTATACATTTATTAAATCATCCCCAACATTTTATTACACTTGGTTTTATTTCATAAATCCAACTATCCAAGGAAGGTTTATCATGTACTCTATCATGAGATATGTTGCTCGTATCGATCTACTCGGTGGGCAAAACATGTGATGAACATCTACTTGatgtatataattatatatgtaataccaattagtataaaatttgaaatgtcCACTCAAATATTTATCAGGTACTTGATCTCCTTCATACTCTATATCAAATTAATGAAACAAGTGGATCTGCTACCTCCAAGTCTCAAGGATTTGCAATTGAAAAGATTTCTCAAGAATGGCAAGTACTTCCCTTCGCACGTTGCCCGTTTAATTCTCTAAATATCATTTGCAATAATCAAGAGTAAGATCAGAGGTTTAGACAGAGACATGGCGACAATGGTTATGAAACAAAACTAATAAAACAAACTTTGGAAAGCATGCAAAAAAGCCCGTTAGTCAACTTAGAGAGTCGATGGTCACTACCCGTTATCTATTATCTCTAATCCAACACGAAATGTAGCTCACATATTAGACAATCCTTAAATTTATCATgtcttatattatataatatttacttTGTGCTCCATATTTCTTGGCTGAACATTTCCCCGATAACAGGTCTTCTTTTACTGGCAAGAGTTATTGCTGTGACAATATGTGTGACTTTAGCAGCATCGATGGCTGCAAGACTTGGTGCTACATCTATGGCTGCATTTCAAATATGCCTGCAGGTTTGGATGACTTCTTCACTTCTTGCTGATGGCTTAGCTGTGGCTGGACAGGTATGTATCCAAAAccataaatatatatgtttcttttaaataattcataTTAACCTAGGTTTCCACGCATCCGAATAATTAACGCTCCAATCTTTATAACAAGACTACAAGAGGATTAATGTAGTTGCACCTCTCTAATTTGTAGGCAATTCTTGCTTGTGCATTTGCTGAGAAAGATTATCAGAaagcaacagcagcagcagccagAATATTACAGGTATAGTTCAACTATCCATGAACGGAACGTTGAGGGAAAAAATAAACAAGTATTTGATAAGTTCGTTCGTGTTTTCAGATGGGATTTGTTCTAGGACTAGGACTTGCTGTCTTTGTTGGACTTGGTCTCGAATTCGGATCAGGGATATTTACCAAGGACAAAAGCGTAATTCGCATAATTACCATAGGCATGCCGGTATGGATCACTCATCAAACATTTGCACTATTTTCTTCATACACTTGTCAAAGTAGTAAAACTTCCCATCTTCTTTATGAACAGTTTGTAGCAGCTACGCAGCCTATAAATTCGTTGGCGTTCGTTTTCGATGGCATAAACTTTGGAGCATCTGATTTTGCATACTCTGCATACTCCATGGTAAGTAAACTTAacgtaacatcataaaatatgaaatcaaaCAGAGCAAATTCtctattaattttgaatttttttcaaaaaaaaaatggatattCAGGTTGTGGTGTCCATCATAAGCATTGGATCATTGTTTGTTCTGTCAAAAATTGATGGGTTTGTTGGAATTTGGTATGCTTTAACCATTTACATGGCACTCAGAACATTTGCTGGCGTTTGGaggtgatttgatttgatttgatttctcttgaatgaaataaatttaaaaaaaaaatcaatgaaaaaaataacattGTTTTAGTAAATTAAAAAACAACGTACTATAAAAACAAAGAACTACGATTAATTTTCAGTTTTTAATGGTTATGCTCTATATTTGCAGGATGGGAACGGGAACAGGACCATGGAAATTTCTTAGGAGTCGGTTGCTCCCTTAGAATACGTACATGTGAAATAATGTTGTTATGATAAAACTGAGCACTGGTGGATAAGAGTAAGGCTACGTAGAATAACTGCTCTATACaagtatgattttattttaatttgatcatGTGAGATGAAACACGTCCATTTCAACTTTAGGATGGACATTTTGATTATGGATCAAGAGATGCATATGAATtattatatatagttttttgaaataaaatatttcttttaatttatcTGTAAATTGAATGCAGACTCTGCAGCTCGATTTTCATAacttaaaacaaacaaaaaatatcacGACTTTTCTCTCTTTTCTTCGTTTATTATCATATAGAAcctattattttttctttatcatttctttcttttttaaaaaaatacaaccaTATAATTCAATATACATAATAAACAACCACCGAACCAATAGAAATTCAAAGCAAAGACGTGTTTTCCAATTTTGGCTGCTAGAAAGGACCTTcaccacataaaaaaaataatatttttatagatgattcaaacaaaatattaatctAAAAAATTTATCTTTGAATTTTTGTTAAGAGAGAATAAAGCGTATCTCTCTTCTTTCCGAGTGACGACAGTCGCATTTATGGTATCCACTATATCTTATCTGATCTTTCAATCAATTTCAAACCTACTAAAGTCGCAACAACTCTTCAAAGCAAGGAAACTAATCTCCATCAATGTGTAGGCCCTTGTCACACAATAGTGAATGCACTCATATTTGTCCAGAAAACCATCCCAATTGTTTTTAGCTGATTTTATTCACCAAATAAATTTGGTTTCATCGACAAGTCAAATATAGATGTTTATGTGGGAAATTCATAAAACATCTTCCTTGTTCACATCTGCGTGTTCAGTGGGACCGAAAtcaataaacaaatttttgttCCCTTGTACCCAAAAAATGAATTGGAATTTATATAAATGAAAAGAGAGACtatcacaaaattattttgttcatgTCTCGATTCATTTTTACAGAAATGCATCGTACAAGAAGCCACAAGCATCACTCATAAGCTTTGTAAccaaaaaattacaattatgACTTCATTAAATGGAATAAAGAGCTGAAATACATAAAAAGATGGATAACCTTAAGATTATATCGAATACAAAGGAACATTGTCTAAAACTGGACTGGGTTTTCTTTCAGTACACAGCCCAGACAACAAATTGGAAACGCATGTAATAATCAACAAATGATTAGTGCAGGATACatctttcaaaaaataataataatcaccatcataaaaatccattatacccatcaaactcccgAGCTTTAGAAACGCTGTGTTTACCATTAGACTTGCACCTCTACACGGTCGAAAAGAGAGGGGATTTCTTTATATTTCCTAAAATAGGGGTTGTTGACTAACTTAATGGATTCTTGATCCTGTTTACTAGGCTACAAGCTGATCGTGTTGCATCTGCTCGAGCCAGGCTCCTATAACTGAATGATCAATAGAATCGATTTCAGAATTTGATTTCAAACACTCACCGGATGTCACggcagaaccaggtatggaagCAGCAACAGGCTTTTCCATCATCTCAGGTGGTGATTCTTTGACAAGAGACTGCACCCACGACAAGTCGGGCTCCTCCCCATCGTCGCCGAGTTCAAAAGAAGACGATCTCTTTAAGGAAACATGATTGTTTCCACTTAGGAACCAGTCAGCTTTTTCATTGGGGGATCCCCATTTAGACAGAGCAGCTACAGGAGATCCAAAGGTGGGGGCACGGTTGGATCCAAGATCTCGGGAGCTGAGGCTACGCATCTGTAGCTGTTGCTTCTCACGATGAGCAAAAGCAGAGTAACGGGCACTCATCGGTGATGCAGATTCCAAGCTTCTTGGTGACATTCTTGGGGACGAGACACCAAGAGAAGCCTGCAATAGAGGGTGTTCAATATTTCTAGGAGAAAATGCTGTAGTGTTAATAGGTGATAAAATGTTCTGCTGCTGTTGAAACTGATTAAGAACAGCTGATTTGTGGGTGGGAGAAAAAACACCAGAATTAGCTGCCTGGTCAGAAGAAAATCTAGGGGATAACGCAAGCTCGGCCATAAAGAGATCTTCGAGATTCGAAGGAGTGAGAGATGACTTGGATCTCGCAGATCGGTTCAACAAAGCAGAATTGGGATGTGGCTGTGAAAAACATGCCAAATCATTCATAACAAGTTGCTGCGCATCAAAATCCCGCAACAGATTAAGATCCTCGGGTGGGATATCTCGGGCACTGAGGGAAGATCTTAGGCGACTGGACTGCAGATTGCTACCGGGTAGATTAAGGGTCGGGACATTTGGCTGAGGCCAAGGTGCAGATGAATGAGACATTGCATTTGCTGAAGGAGACATGCTTGGATTAAATACCGGAGACATCACAGAGTGTGATGATGGTGAACCAGGCAAAAGGCTTAAAGCTGTAGCCATGTCCATGAAACTAGCTGCAGAGGCAGCTGATATGGGTGAAGGAACACCAGATCCAGTAGAGCCATACAAAGGACGAAGCTCTTCTTGAGTGTGCGCAAAAAAACACACCTGTCTGCCACAGCTGGTGCCATCTTTACAGAGTCTTGTTCGATACTGAGCAGGATGCAGCCAACATTCGAATACACCATGTGCATACTCGCACATGTCTCCTCGCCGACACGCACCCTTCCGAAAATCAGGACAAGGAACACAACTGTAATGGAACTTCCGAGGATCCCTTCTGCGAGCATTTTCTCCAGGGTGAACAAAAGGGCACTCGGTCCAATCATGAGAATAGGCTCTCGAACAAGGTCTGACCTTGAAAGAGAACATACGGAACTCATCAGTTGAATAGATACTATTCCGAATGTCGGGCAGAGAAGGATCCACTGGATATTGTTTCTTCTCAGACACAGAATTAGCAGGAACTTCACTGGATTGTAAGCCTGCAGGAGTAGATATATAGTTGGACGGCGACGATGGAGAAATGCTCTCTTGGTTTAACGATAAAACAGGTGAGGATGCATTCGAACTACATACAGAAACACCATTGATGCCTTCGCCAACTGATCCATCAGAAATATTGTTCAAGAGCAATTCCTCGAGAGCAGCCCTGGCACCAGGAAGCTTTGGAGGGGCAACAATCACATCAACTGGACGGCAGCCGTCTACATCCTCAACGTTAGGATCCGCGCCAGCAGATAACAGTAGTTTCATAACATCAAATGCATGGATAGAGCCTCCATAAGCAGCACAATGAAGAGCAGTCCACTTGTCTTTACCACACGATTTGTTCAAATCAACCTCCGGTAAAGCAACTATCAACTTCAACACATCCACACTGCCATAAGTAGCAGCTACCATCAGCGGAGTTCTTTCTTCCTCGCTAATTTGCTTTGAACCTTTCTTCCGAACAAACCAAGGCCCAGTTTCATCAACTGGGGACAAATCAAACTCAATGTACCTCTTGAAAGATTCGAGGTCATTGTTGGCAGCAAATTCAAGTACACTGGAAAAGGAATCTTCGGTCTCCACAGATAAATTACTCATGTCCttcattttatttgattgtAAATCAGCAGCCTTTTGGGTGGTAGAAGAACTTGAATTTGATCGCTCCTGCCCACTGCACATAGTCCAATCAACTACAAAACAACCAGGAACTATCTGAATCAAATGAAAATAAACAGATATCAATGGCCCCCTCCCCCAAAAGAGTAAGCATAATCCATTCAAAATAGATATGCAAGGTTTCTTATCATGTTATCGGTCATAATTTTTTCATTCCAAATGGTATCATGTTATGTTCCACACGAATAATCTTGTAACTTTTGCGCATACATCGCACATATATACATCTGAACGAAAAATTCTTTTAACTTTGTGCATAAACAGCTATATCAGTATTGAATAATAAGTGCTAAACACCATACAAAAACCACAACATCCAAGTACCCGTAATGTTGAGATAAAGCAGGGTATAAACCAAATTAACAAAAAGTACatcatcaaattaaaataaaacttgATTAATATTCAAAGTAGGAAACAAAAGTCTTACTTCAATCCCGGTACATGATGTAACAAGTTTCACAACCGTATCGACTCAAGAATTTGAGACCAGGTGCTATTTTTTAATATTCTCGAAAATAGGTCCCTACGATCTTGAAGACTCCCACTTTATTtagaaatataagaaaaattaaagaacagaaAAGCAAGCCAATATAGATGCAAAACATGGTCAAATCAAGCATCTAACTTCGAAATAGTAAACCACATTTTGAAAAGCGAACAAATTTagctttttcaccaaaaataccCCGATAAGATCGAATCTTCGGTCCTAAATACATTCGAACCTAATATCCGATCCATTTAGACGATTATAGAGCTATCCATACAGCTCagtgacaaaaaaaattaactaagAAGGAAACGCCATCAAATCATTGAAAATACAAGCAGCAAGATAGATTTCATAATCCCATAATCTATATCAGGGCGAACTGAATAAAAGATTTATCACATCAAACAGAAAATTGGAGTCAACCCAACTCAACAAATCAGCTCAACACACTGAAAACCCAAAGAGAATAAAATAAACGAGCGATCCCAGAACATAGAACTAACCGATGATCCCAAAAACAGAGCTTTTACTGAGATCTACCAACGGATCGTATCAATCAACCTTTTAACGATCTATTTGTTGAAGAGaggaaataatgataaaaataaaaatcaaagaaaGCCGAAGTTTAAAGAGATGTGATCTTCATCGTACAGATTTGCAACTCAAAAAGACAGTGGGAGAAGTCTTTTCTAACGTAGCCATGGATAGATACAGTGCGAGTTAAGTATGAATATGTGGGGAAAACGAGAAAATATAGAGAGAGCGACAGGGAAGGAGGCCTGTGATAGAGAGTAGTGAGAGAATGCGTTGCTTTTAGGCGTAGAGAGAAGCGGTTTTGAAATCGAaatgaaattgaaattgaaattgaaattgaaattgaaatgaaataCACAGAATGGTATTGAAATTCACGCTAAATGAGAGTCGAATTTCGAGGGGGTGAGAAATGTGGGGCCAGCAAGCAAGGAAATTTGGATTTGGACGGTGAGACCGTAAGGTCGTGTTTGGTTGCTCTTcctattgatttttttttatttttttattttttcaaattttcaataataataacattCTAAAATTgccccaaaaaaataaatttttaattaattaaataatttatacattttatttcatgaaaacgTTATGATTAACTATTCTTAACTTTGTATTATCGTCATATTTCCTCTTTTTTAATCATTTCAAGTTGAGTCGATATGAGATACATTTAGATTAACACATAAgatatctttttttctttttcaaaagtatcacaataaaaaaaataaacgagATCTAATTAGCTAAAAATTACTTTTGTAATTTATCATGCTAAATATAAACATGAGTATAATATTAAATGTacacccaaatttttttaaaaaaatttagagtgggtctcatgtgagaccgtctcacacaagtttttgtcaaaaatttaaccataacatgaaaataaaataaattttatattgaaatcTATCTGCTATGATTTGCATGGATGGATAATGTTGTTCGGTCTAAAACTTGTTTGTGCCCTTGTAGCTCCACTAATTTCtcatttattgcatttactaaTTAAGTAGATGATTATACTGTAATGATGAATTACCACAATCCGTAGATTTATTCGACtcattagatttttttttttgtttttgaaatattagATCTAATAGCTAAAATGAGGTCAGACGTATATTTTCATGTGGACTAGTTGAAATTTTCTTAGGAGACAGTCTCATAAATTTATGACTATGAGACGATTGACTTGACCTGTAATTATTCTAAAtagtgatatttttttttacataaaaatgatattttttcatgagttgaatCAGATCAGAGAGTTacatcacaaaattgactattgagattgtatcgcgtgaatttttatgtttaaaaatatgcatgtactgtaaataaaaaaattcaattatctAAGACGTCACGTCATCAGTAAGACACAAAACTCATATGAAACGATCTTACGATATGTATCTCACCCGACTCATTATGCAAAaattatataacaaaaatattattattcatattAATTATGAATCAGGTTATCTCGTCTTATTGTTGTAAATATATGAGGCTGTCTCGTAAAATATTTACCGGATGAAAGGGTACCAAAAGTTTACTCCATGTACCATATTCACAGCTAAATAATGGGAAAGACTATAGGCCGGAGAAAGTTCGCAGCGAGTCATCTTGATAAGGTTCAAAAACCATACTTTATTAAACACTTTTCAAATGGATCATGCACTTTCGATATCCAAATTCTATTAGTTAAAAGTATTGATTAAACGataattattgatttatatattatatcttGAATAAATCTACACttcatataatttataatatgagaaaatataaattttaacatttttataaagtTGGCGAGTAATTAATTTATAACAGCATGACAAATATCAGAGAGAGCTATAAATATTTTCTCCGAAAACTTGATATCGTTGATTGATGGAAATTACTAATTAATCATATTGGTTAATGCTTGGATCGAAAAAATTGTACACAAACTCATGTGAAACTGACATTTGttagtaaaaaatattaatttttatgtttaaaataatattatatactgtaaaaatattacttttttgttAGTTGcgttacaaaaaaaatattgtgtaaaatatattgatttaagtgaaaaaaaaacatttttatttaaaatatatttatttttattgtaaatatagatttGATCAATATATCTCACGGATATAAACTACACAAATAAACTTACTCAAAATTGTAATATGATGATAATTTATGGAGATTATATTACAAATCCTCTATTTACAgtaaattataaatcaaaacttaatccaatcacaaataaaatcattttcaaatgACAACATATAATggtagaaaaatataaaaacaatacGCCACGTGGGATCCacgtattttttattttttcgtctGCAAAATTTAGTTGACCTGTGGtttaattttgtatatatttttcaaaaattaaaattactactatattatatatttaaaaaatcaagctaataatattgaaatttaaaatatcatataaggtACTTAACTCGTACATACTAAATACcatataaaatcaataatttttttaaaaattattagaaatgttatttgattttttttaaaataaaaaagaagaagcaaagtttattatttaaaatcatgACAGAAATTAACAAACGGAATAAAATAGTTATTCCAAACAATACCTTGTTGTTGGAGTTGGTCAAGTCAAAATGATCGAGAGGGTCCCGGATTTGAgttgaaaatataaattgttTTAACAATTGGGTGTTGGAGTCCGCCCACTGACGCGAGTGGAAGGTACGAACCGCAGGCATTAGTCAATATTGGTTAATTTACCCAATCATATTTGgaaaaaagttttttaaaaaaacaagatTGTATATAAATTTAGACTGactctcatgtgagaccgtctcacggatcttaatctgtgagacgggtcaaccctacccatattcacaataaaaaataatactcttagcataaaaagtaatattttttcatggatgacccaaataagagacccgtctcacaaatacgacccgtgagatcgtctcacacaagtttttgccataaattTATCTGTGTTTggatgattttatttatttggaaggaaatatttgattggagagatttttaaaatatggattCGAAATTATACATATTTTGAGTATTCAAATCGATCatagttatatattttttttatagcatAAGAACCTGCTAACTGTTGTTATTATTGGTGTCCAgtagataaaattttgatataatatagTAATTTTCAAACAATAATCGAGTTGAAATAAGCTGATTTTGTTTATATCTGAGTTTGATATTTTCGATGCTTAATTTAgttcttatataaaaaaatatatgagagTGCAATAAAATAGTGTTAAGTGATAATAACGGAGTCGATGAATCGAATCGTACCAGATTTAAGTTGATCTGTATACTATTTCaacaaattaatttaagtgtATTCCGAGATCCACTAGATTTTTTTACTTATCTTTTAAAATTGTTACGTGTATTCTATATTTACTAAGATCAAGTAGATTCGATACCAAAGTTCGTTGGTGGGGCTCGGGTAGGGTTTGGTGAGGGGGTCGGATGCCCTATCAGGACCATCGACTCGGGCAAAGCAAGTCTCTTTTCAGCCGAGCACAAGTTATTTCCCGAGTCATGGGCTCGAGTAGGGGGACATGGTTCTTGATATACTAGTAGGGAATTTAGAGAGGAAACACATGGCTCGACAATCTCCAGAGCTCGGGTAGGGCTTTGAGATGGGTCAGACCACATGGGGTCGGGTGCTCTTCTGATGGTGGTCGAACTGGGAATTGGATTATGGAAGAAGAGCTCTTCCCATGATACTGTGCGCTTTTCTCATGGTTATTTTGTTCTATGGTCGATACGTGTATGCATAAGAGAATTAAACATAGTTTTGCTCGAGGAAAGACATGAGCATTAGTTATTGTTGAGTTCGTTCAAATTCTAACATTatatcaactaaaatattagtttattttaaaaatcaatttttaaacACGCGTAACTTATGAATAGATGgttacacaaaaacaataaaaaatactaTTACAAACTAATTCGTGATTGTCAAAAATTTCCTATTTCCGGAATCCTtcgaatttattgttttttgagCTATTAAAGTCACCGTATATCTCAATTCCCGGAGTGATATTTTATACTATGGAATATCGTTTCATTTCTAaaaacaggaaaaaaaaattcttaaatttttttcactCATAAGTATATACCGTACATGTCAAAATATAACAATagaattattattgttatttataataaattgaatataaaatataatgattttattttagattTGAATTGGATTGAGATAAGAATCAGTCGCCACTTCGAATTCATTCAAAAACTATAATTCTAACGTGAAACAAACACAATTTAAAGTAATCCCTTACTTCGGAAGTAATAATTTGAtgggttaaaatttttttatatatatacacaaaaactcatgtcaCCCCATCTCATATATTGACTTTTGTGAATACGAATCTCTGGcatgatttataaaaaataatactattttttattgtaaaagtatattttttgttaattttattatatattatataatacatACTAgtttgaatataatattatataatatttatatcaaaaatattatttttcattatatataaaaatcaaatcaaacctattttttttttatattatcttgAAGCTGGACAACACCCACGTCAAAGTAGGACCATATGTTTAAGGAAGTGGGACTCAAGAATTATACCAGTACTCTGCATGCCATTTCTTGTACTTTTTGTTGGTTGctcaaactttaaaaaaaattattgcacTACAAACAGTTGTACCCTTTATAATATATGCACACGATAATATAATCTTTATTCAAATTCGTGTGATTTATCCAAATTTAAGACTAAAAAATTGGAGAAAACAGAGAAAGACAAA comes from Primulina huaijiensis isolate GDHJ02 chromosome 17, ASM1229523v2, whole genome shotgun sequence and encodes:
- the LOC140962499 gene encoding zinc finger CCCH domain-containing protein 30-like isoform X2, with the protein product MKDMSNLSVETEDSFSSVLEFAANNDLESFKRYIEFDLSPVDETGPWFVRKKGSKQISEEERTPLMVAATYGSVDVLKLIVALPEVDLNKSCGKDKWTALHCAAYGGSIHAFDVMKLLLSAGADPNVEDVDGCRPVDVIVAPPKLPGARAALEELLLNNISDGSVGEGINGVSVCSSNASSPVLSLNQESISPSSPSNYISTPAGLQSSEVPANSVSEKKQYPVDPSLPDIRNSIYSTDEFRMFSFKVRPCSRAYSHDWTECPFVHPGENARRRDPRKFHYSCVPCPDFRKGACRRGDMCEYAHGVFECWLHPAQYRTRLCKDGTSCGRQVCFFAHTQEELRPLYGSTGSGVPSPISAASAASFMDMATALSLLPGSPSSHSVMSPVFNPSMSPSANAMSHSSAPWPQPNVPTLNLPGSNLQSSRLRSSLSARDIPPEDLNLLRDFDAQQLVMNDLACFSQPHPNSALLNRSARSKSSLTPSNLEDLFMAELALSPRFSSDQAANSGVFSPTHKSAVLNQFQQQQNILSPINTTAFSPRNIEHPLLQASLGVSSPRMSPRSLESASPMSARYSAFAHREKQQLQMRSLSSRDLGSNRAPTFGSPVAALSKWGSPNEKADWFLSGNNHVSLKRSSSFELGDDGEEPDLSWVQSLVKESPPEMMEKPVAASIPGSAVTSGECLKSNSEIDSIDHSVIGAWLEQMQHDQLVA
- the LOC140962499 gene encoding zinc finger CCCH domain-containing protein 30-like isoform X1; translated protein: MCSGQERSNSSSSTTQKAADLQSNKMKDMSNLSVETEDSFSSVLEFAANNDLESFKRYIEFDLSPVDETGPWFVRKKGSKQISEEERTPLMVAATYGSVDVLKLIVALPEVDLNKSCGKDKWTALHCAAYGGSIHAFDVMKLLLSAGADPNVEDVDGCRPVDVIVAPPKLPGARAALEELLLNNISDGSVGEGINGVSVCSSNASSPVLSLNQESISPSSPSNYISTPAGLQSSEVPANSVSEKKQYPVDPSLPDIRNSIYSTDEFRMFSFKVRPCSRAYSHDWTECPFVHPGENARRRDPRKFHYSCVPCPDFRKGACRRGDMCEYAHGVFECWLHPAQYRTRLCKDGTSCGRQVCFFAHTQEELRPLYGSTGSGVPSPISAASAASFMDMATALSLLPGSPSSHSVMSPVFNPSMSPSANAMSHSSAPWPQPNVPTLNLPGSNLQSSRLRSSLSARDIPPEDLNLLRDFDAQQLVMNDLACFSQPHPNSALLNRSARSKSSLTPSNLEDLFMAELALSPRFSSDQAANSGVFSPTHKSAVLNQFQQQQNILSPINTTAFSPRNIEHPLLQASLGVSSPRMSPRSLESASPMSARYSAFAHREKQQLQMRSLSSRDLGSNRAPTFGSPVAALSKWGSPNEKADWFLSGNNHVSLKRSSSFELGDDGEEPDLSWVQSLVKESPPEMMEKPVAASIPGSAVTSGECLKSNSEIDSIDHSVIGAWLEQMQHDQLVA